The sequence tgtactcgggggttagctagtcctagtccggtctcactcaagaacacgatgaacacagcaagatttagagtggttcgggccgccggagcgtaataccctacgtccaccgtgtgttgtattgccttcccacgagagtgagagagttgcgagagcttgtgtgtctggAGATCGtgctgtgcacagcgagcgcctcccttttatatctcaaggggggcgcgtacacagctgttgggtccccgacaggtgggtccaacgatgtagtataaaataacgtactgttcatacattatgatgTCGCAGGCAatggagatctctctcctggattcccttgcctgctcccggagcccttcgtccatcatgtcctggcgCTGTGTAGcctgcggcgtaggcggcatgatggaaaagtgccgtgccgtcgtatccatttaatgcggcagacgggccctgcgcgggtgcggcacaggcggctgcactgtgcaccttggtaatacgcggtgcacagcgaggcctgacaaaggctgtctcgcctaccgcggcggcagagcacgccttgtccatctgcattaaatgtagtgggtgcgcgagtcttccagcggaaggctcgcgctCGAGCCCATGCCTCCGggccacgtggcggctccggacccctacacggtaaggggggtccgggcgggcgcaggaggtcccggacccctaaggGGGTTCGAGgtctcggctgtcagctcggatcTTCCCTTGCTTAgaggcacgtggcgtctccggacccatccccaggcggggaacgggttcggggccgttggcctggtgagggaagagcctggcccgtggggcctggctactccgtcctttccacgcagttacggataactacgcgggtcctgccttgccgcagtaagagtAAGTATCGGTACCGACACAACTCGACTTGTATGTTTAGCCGTATCTGTTGGTTTCATATGGCCAGCCAATTCTGCTTCACCCCGTGCTTCATACTGTTATTACTAAAACTGGCCTGCACGATGATGGGAAGGAAATTTCTTCTCCATTTGATGATTGCTTCGCATGAAGTAGGATGGTGCTCTTGGCATCATATTAAAAATTCTAAAATAGGAATATAATTAAATTTGTATGATACAATGTTTCAATTCTGGGTGAAAGACAGACTACGAGAAGGTGAAATCTTTGAATCGTGGAACGCCTGGTATTATTTATTGtttacaaaaaaaaggaaaaagaaaagaaagagggcATCATACGGTCCAGATCTCATCCATCTCCCCCGCCGCCCGGCCCAAAGGGAACGACGTccctccctttcctctccactAGGCCTCATGGCTCCCGCCGCCAACGCCGCCGTCACGCCGGAGTCGGAGAGCAAGACGCGGCAAGATGCACAAGACAAGCGGTGGCTTCAAACCCTCTCAGAGCCCGAGCTCGTAACGcgatctttcttccttgcttCCTTCCCACCCAATCTCTCGAATGCAACATCGATTGATTACTCTTCTCCGAGGGCCAATTTAGTGATAATCAACTTTCCGTATCAATCTTTCTAGGGTTTGTTGATCGGCCTCAAGGAGGTTGCCATGACCCGGGCCTCCAACGCCGGCCATCCTGACCTCGCCGACAAAGTCTTCCATGTCCGCGCGCTGCGGGCTCTTGGTATGTCACCTCACTTACCTCACGCACACAAGTATTAAAatttcttgtggattttgcagcGTTCGTTTTGCTGGGAGAGTTGAAAGAGCGACTAAGACAAGCCTCGGTTGATACGAGTATGTTGGAGATGCTTGCCTTGCTAAATGGCCATGATCCTGAGGAGGTGGTCAGGCCCCACCAAGATGTGATGCCACTGCCAAATGGTATCAACAAGAAACGGAAGCAGATGCAGGATGGGTACTTacttcttgctgctgctgctgcttgtttTCCTTTGTTACTGCAATAGATGTCTGGATGATACAGTAATAATTTCTGTTTCGACCACTAGACTGTAACTATCAGTTGCTGTTagcaaaagatttttttttgaaagattttagcGAAAGAAAAGAAATGTATAATGCTATTATTGTGCAGGTGCGATGGAGAGGACGCCCAGAATCCAAAGAGACGAAAAGCAATAGGAGAGGACTGATTGATATCTGGAGCTGCCAAACCACAAGGGCTTCTTAAATCTGACCAAGTGGAAGCGAACTCGAACTGAGCCCGCCGTTGTTGGAATTGAAATGGCTGTGTCCTGCCTGATGGATGTTATTCTGACATGGAAACCAGCCCTCCATTCTCAGTGTAGCAGTTTTAGACGAATTGGCAGCCAGACATGCTTGTCAGTTTATAGAGCTCATTGTTAGTTCGGTTGATTAATGATGGCAATGATACACAGTTAGGACTTGATAGGGAAGAATCTCGATCCCGCTCCTTGTGTACTTTTGCTGAAAGATGAGGACTGAGCCACTGATCTCAGTCGCTTGGCCATATCCTGGGAACGCAAATACCACCGGCTTACTCATGCCTCCGAACAAAACAGAAAGGCAAAATAGCCACTTTGGTTCCTTCAACTTTGCTCTAAGGACCAAGTTGGTCTCTCAACTTTCAAAAAGACCAATTTGGTCCCTCAATTTTTGTTTTTAGGTCAAATTTGTCCCTATGCTAATGTGATGCTCCATAATACCATGAGATAGATGTGAAGAGTCATTTTTACCCTGAGCTTCTTCTCATACTCAATTTCCATTATTATACAGTTGTAATTAATCAATAACAGGTCACAATAGATCAATTATTCTATTTGCTGGTTTGATGTCTCTCATATTTGTTGAAATGCTATTTCGTATTAGTCTAGATCATATAACAATATCATGTACATATTTGATTAACTTATTGCCAAACAGAAATACCCACCAAGACACTTGCCAAAAATCAGGTATCAACAACAAAGGGCGCAAC comes from Panicum virgatum strain AP13 chromosome 4K, P.virgatum_v5, whole genome shotgun sequence and encodes:
- the LOC120704583 gene encoding uncharacterized protein LOC120704583; this encodes MAPAANAAVTPESESKTRQDAQDKRWLQTLSEPELGLLIGLKEVAMTRASNAGHPDLADKVFHVRALRALAFVLLGELKERLRQASVDTSMLEMLALLNGHDPEEVVRPHQDVMPLPNGINKKRKQMQDGCDGEDAQNPKRRKAIGED